From the genome of Procambarus clarkii isolate CNS0578487 chromosome 78, FALCON_Pclarkii_2.0, whole genome shotgun sequence:
tgtcagagtagttagtaaatggaatgcattaggcagtgatgtggtggaggctgactccatacacagtttcaaatgtagatatgatagagccagatATGATagcaggctcgggaatctgtacaccagttgattgacagttgagaggcgggaccaaagagacaaggcCCAAAAGAGACAACCCCCCAAAAGCACAAAtatggagtacacacacacacacacacacacacacacacacacacacacacacacacacacacagtgtaccccTGGTGAGCACCCAGGTAGCTCACCAACAACACGCCAGAGGCACACCTCGCCATGATCAGATCCACGCACCCGGCAGACGACTCAGAGTCTCAGAGTGTTCAGTCCAACAGAGTCCTTGGCCAGAAGGTCACATTAACCAGGTATTAGACCACATGACAACATGCTCAACTACTCCTGTTATAACGACCACAAGTCTCCCACAGGTGCGAAACACGATACCTCTTTAGTCCATATGAGACTCGCTATGGCATTCCCTTGTCGCTTAtagaatatattaaagtttcatattAAATGTATTTTTCTAGTACCATGTATCAGTGGCAGCCGAAAGGGCAATAACACGAACATAAACAGCAAACTTAACATTTCTCAACATTTTCTGTGTTTCAAATTTGTGTTTGATGTGTAAATAAGCAACAGCATTCATACCCAGAAAGTATTGTCCACTAACATCCATGACGTCACTGACAGTATCACCTGTATCAAACCTGAAGTATGATCTGGAAGTTctcctccccgagcccggcctagagccaggcttgacttgtgataacttggtccaacaggctgttgcttcaaGAGGCCCGCAGGTCAGCATATCCACTATAACACGGTTCGTCCGACACTTCTCGTAGGAACTTGTCTAATTTTGTCTTATTCGTGCTGAGAGGGTATGGAACAGCCGTGAACCTCTGATTCACAGTAttttctgattgtgcttatggcattTCTACTCTTCAATGCTTCTATTTCGCATTTCCTAACATTATCATTGACTCCACTATTTTACTGTACaagttgggacctggccctccaggacTTCAAGGTTCAGGAACACTTCAGTTGTCGAGTCTTCACTTCAATGTTTCCAGCAAGCCTTCAAAGACGAGAAATACTCGAGCGATCCAGTGATGTTCCAGCCAGCGAGGGATGCTTCCAGAGGGTGCTGGACACTGTCCAGGGGTCATGGTCACGCAGCAGCTGCACAAGCGAGGCAAGGGATGGGGGCGGCTCCCACAACGGTTTCGGGAGTCTACGAAAATGTCACGGGGGTAGGGAGGTGGGCGGGGAGGGAgggcgaggaggggggggggggatatagcgGAGGTATAAGAAGACCAGCAGGAGGGCCTGGGCTGCACACCCACGGCGGCCACCACTCCGTCAGCACCGCCCCGCCGCCCtcaacccccacacccccagagtcatgGCCTCCTGGACTAGCTTGGTAGGAATACACTCTTTACCCCCATTACCGACATTCGCGTGAAACACACAGCAGATCTGCCACACCCTTGACACTGAGGAGCCTTCAGGAGCACCACAACGGCCTCGCTGGACACGATGTGTACCTCGCAAGTGGACACTGGAGGTGGTCCCTCAACACACAGGACATTATCCACCTAATACACTCGCCAGATCCAAGTGCTTCAGTGTGTTTTGTATAGTGTAGCGTGCAGCGTTGAGGCTGTGTGTGGAGGATGTGATCATTTCCCACGCTGCAGTATGGTGTGACTGTTCCTAAATAATATACTTGTGTAACATTCAACCATCACTAAGCACCATACACACCGTAGCCACACTATACACCGCCAGCTACcgctgggggatgggggggggcactggtagctgagtggacagcgcgcggtactcgtaatcctgtggcccgggttcgattcccggcgccggcgaggaacaatgggcaaagtttatttcaccTGCTACCTGTTGCAGGTgaaatgcacctgttacctagcaataaataggtacctgagagttagaaagCTGTTACCTgctactgtgtactcacctaattgtgcttgcgggggttgagctttggctctttggtcccgtgcgtgtgtgtgtgtgtaattgtgcttgcgggggttgagctttggctctttggtcccgtgtgtgtgtgtgtgtgtgtgtgtgtgtgtgtgtgtgtgtgtgtgtgtgtgtgtgtgtgtgtgtgtgtgtgtgaacaaaaaTTAGTTAgtggttagtaacagttgattgacagttgagaggcgagccgaaagagcagagctcaacccccgcaagcacaactaggtgaacacacacagtcaccacaccatacacgccGTCGCCACACCATACAccgtcaccacaccacacacaccgtcgccacactatacacaccgtcaccacactatacacaccgtcgccacactatacacaccgtcaccacactatacacaccgtcgccacaccacacacaccgtcgccacactatacacaccgtcaccacactatacacaccgtcgccacactatacacaccacatcgTCGCCAGAACAAACATCACAATCAACACACAATACACAGGCGCGACACCATACGCATCATACATAAATAAATTAGGCACACCTTTGCTCCAGCACGCACCATACTCTCATCATACCGTAACCCCGAGTGCATTATAGTGTTCTCCCACTTGTATGAATCTCTGATACATGTATAAATAATAAGTATGGGCTCAAggacatttatataaatattatctCTCACATAGTTCAGCCCATCCCCCTAAAATGATACtatttatagtaactatttgATCAAACGTGCAAAAATGgactgttgccccccccccaaagTTCTCCTTTTGAATCACTGATTTAGCTCGAATGGCATACCTAGGAAATGGAAATGTAAGTGAAGAACCAAAACCCATCATGtccaagcaaaccttggcttaatATATGCTATCCTtgacctaatatagtacatatatgtgctatattaggcctaggaattttTAAGTTTGGTTTTGGACTTTGTATTTCATGCCCTGTACAAAAAAAAAGTACAGAACGTGAACATTGTTGTCTGCAACAGTCCATTTTGCTACGTTAGACCAAATAGTTATGCAAGTTATCCGTTTAAGAAGATGAGTGACTCCAAGTTAGTTATTTTAAGCCAATTGTTAGTAGTTACTACTGCAATGTTGAGTCAAAACTGTGTGCCTATGGTTGAACTGGTCGCTAATACTATTTTTCTTCTTGCAGGCGCTGTTGTCCGCATTAGCGGTTAGCGCGCTGAGTTCGCCAGACGAAAGTGCCTACAAAATTCCTCAAGTGGGCACAGGAAGACGGTCTCAGTACTACGTTCTACATAATGATGGAACATACAAGTACGGATATGATACCGGCGAGGGAGCCTTCGAGAGTACGAAGCTCAAGTACGCCGGTAAACAAGACGGAGAATTCGGTTACAGGGATCCCGAGGGCAATAATGTCCGTCTCCAGTACGAGGCCGGTGTGGGAGGTTTCCGCCCCAGCGGTGCCCATCTTCCTGTTCCGCACCCTGACTTCGATGCTGCCCACGCCGCGGCTCGCGCACGACCACCTTTCGTTGACCCTCTCGCAGACACAAACACCGACGCGTCGTACAAATTCCGTTTCTCAGAAGACGGACTTGCACGAACAGAGCAAAGTGACTCAGATGGTAATGTGCGAGGCTCTTACAGCTACACAGATGAGGAAGGTCGAACACGAACCTACTCATACACTGCCGGTCGAGGTATTGGTTTCGTTGTCGAGGGCGACGATCTTCCTCAAGAACCTGCAGCTCCTGGATCTACTCCAGCAGCAACAAGGCTTTCCTCCGCTGGGCAGTTTGGTTCTCCCAGTTTACGCACTGCCGGAGCTTCATTGTCAAGAACTTCCCAAAGAGGATACAGTGGATCTTCAACATTTGGTGCTGGAACTTTTACCTCTGGTACAGCGGCATCACGTACCTCTTCTGCATCTGGCACTCCTACTTTCTCTGCCTCTCGTCGGCCAACTTTCACAACCAAACAAACTCCGTACAGCTCCCCATCTTCACGACTTTCTCCGTCAACTCGTACTCGCCCATTCGAACCTGCCAATACTCGCAGCCAACTCTCGCCTGATGGTAGTTACAACTTTGCCTACGATACCTCCAGTCACTCACGCGCTGAATCTGGTGATAGAGATAACAAAGTAGCAGGAAAATTTGAGTTCGTAGCAGATGACGATGGACAAAAAAGAGCTATTAAGTATGAGGCAGGATCTGCTACAGGATTTATCGCCGATGGAGCTCACATTCCTGTAGGACCCGAGGTGCCTGGAGCACCTTCAGGTCAGCCTACTGGCAGGATCGTTCCGGTTCGAGAGGTTCCTTTCATCGACCCCTTGGCTGACTCCAAATCTGATGCCTCTTATAACTTTGCCTTCGATTCCGAACAGTACTCACGCTCGGAGAGCGCTGACGCCGACGGCAATGTCCAGGGCACCTACACAGTGGTGGATGATGACGGCACACGCCGCACTTACCGATTCCGGGCCGGTGAAGGCATCGGCTTCGAAACTGAGGAAGTTTCAACTTCTCGTGGTCCTCCTCCATCTCGCGCTGCTTCAACTTCTTTTGCCACATCTGCTTCAGGATCATCAGCCTCATCTACCCAAAGTGCATCTACTCTCGGTGTTCTGAGTTATTCTACCCCATCAGCACGTCAACCAGGCTCTCAGCCTTCGACATCATTTAGAGCATCTACCGGCTTCCCGTCAGCATCGAGGTCACCACTGAGGAGCACCTTCACGCCATCATCCACACACGAAGTGTTCCCAGGCTTCAAGCTCCGTCAATACGATGCTACAGACAATGCAGACAAGTATGGCTATGTTTTGACTTTCGACAATTAGAACAAACTTTGAAGATTCCCATTATAGTTGTATAAGTCACTGTATTTAGTAAGAGACGAATTTACACTCACGTTTTCATACATTTTCGAACGTTCACATCTGTGTTCGTTCACACGAGACATGGGCCTCTATATCTAGCTACGGTGATGGGTACACAGACCTGGCAGCTACACTCAGGAAGAAGAACATCTGCCATGAAAAAAAGCACACACACCAATGTATTGGAAACTCAACACAAGCATTGTTTATGTCGTGTAAGCAACTATCTATAAACATATAAAACAAACTAACATATTCATGTTTAGCCCTTGTTTTTTTTCAGAGTTGCAATAAAGTTTTGAAGTTTAATATGTTTGCATTTAACCTTTTTAAATACCCTtcacacacatacattatattatatatatgtatatatatatatatatatatatatatatatatatatatatatatatatatatatatatatattatatatatatatatatatatatatatatatatatatatatatatatatatatatatatatatatatatatatgtatgcgaacaagcctgaatggtcgccagacatatattcaactgaaaactccacaccctagaagtgactcgaacccgtactgccaggagcactatgcaactgaaaacttcgcgtttgtgttgctcacgtggccccacaaaaaagaggtgatttgataaaacaaccatgcccaagattaccatcaaactgtcgtcggggaggtggttcaaatagcctcggctatcacctctttttgtacggtcactgatggtcgaatgGTTAAGGCCTCCTGTACACCagctgcatagtgctcctggctggcagttcgagtcacttctggggtgtagagttttcagtttatatatatatatatatatatatatatatatatatatatatatatatatatatatatatatatatatatatatatataatgggttgcattgcggaagcacaaggggctggcatgcaagacacaacaaggtcaatgacatcatcatgagaagcctcgtctcagctcggtgcccagcggagagagaacctcgcatcctaggggcccACCACCCGAAtgaccccgcacttcgccctgatggtatCACTATATACCCTTGGAAAGCGGGCAAATTGTTGGTGtgagactacacatgtgtatccaccctggctgacacctatgtacacttcggtgctgatcaagcaggtggggcggccaaccacagggaaacagaaaaatcactcaagtacaggcgattggaaggtcaatacctctttgttcccatagcgtctgagacgcatggcccctggggcaagagtgccttgggatttctcaaggaattgggctccaagctcattgacgtaaccagagacccaagggcttccagttttttgtttcagcgcctcagtgtggcgatccagagggggaatgcctgctgcatcctcggttcctgtccagaagcggaggagcttcaagagatccataacctctaggcattttttgtatcaaccaatgtatatcttgtaactttTAAAttcacaataaagcaaaaaaaaaatgaagggggtggtaggagaaaagcacacagaaactgtgtttgaggggacctaaacattccctctagtgcgatatgtgtggtttcctccgaggctaagggtccccttttttcagccagaggtggtactccctcccgtttttatttttagttaaaaaaaaaaaaaaatatatatatatatatatatatatatgtcgtacctagtagccagaactcacttttcagcctactattcaaggcccgatttgcctaataagccaagttttcctgaattaatatatttactataatttttttcttatgaaatgataaagcaacccttttctctatgtatgaggtcaatttttttttattggagttaaaattaacgtagatatatgaccgaacctaaccaaccctacctaacctaatctaacctatatttataggtaagggtaggttaggtagcccaaaaaagctaggttaggttaggttaggtaggttaggtagacgaaaaaacattaattcatgaaaacttggcttattaggcaaatcgggccttgaatagtaggctgagaagtgcgttctggctattaggtacgacatatatatatatatatatatatatatgtcgtacctaatagccagaactcacttctcagcctactattcaaggcccgatttgcctaataagccaagttttcatgaattaatatatttactataatttttttcttatgaaatgataaagcaacccttttctctatgtatgaggtcaattttcttttattggagtaaaaattaacgtagatatatgaccgaacctaaccaacccttcctaacctaacctaacctatatttataggtaaggttaggttaggtagccaaaaaagctaggttaggttaggttaggtaggttaggtagacgaaaaaacattaattcatgaaaacttggcttattaggcaaatcgggccttgaatagtaggctgagaagtgagttctggctactaggtacgacatatatatatatatatatatatatatatatatatatatatatatatatatgttgtacctagtagccagaatgcactatttggcctactatgcaaggctggatttgcctaaaaagccaagtttcatgaatttatatatttttccttattttttcttaggaaatgataaatctaaccatttcattatgtatgagttcattattttttaatttgagttaaaactaacatagatatatgaccgaacctaaccaaccctacctaacctaacctaccctatctaaacctaacctaaactaacataactaagtcaacaaTTTATGTTCTTGATataatataatgataataattaaaaaagcaattgcaaacaatttattgaaaataaagaaaatcactcggcctattaggcaaatcgggccttgcatagtaggccgagaagtgcgttctggctactaggtatgagatatatatatatatatatatatatatatatatatatatatatatatatatatatatatatatatatatatatatatatatatatatccggctACCCTGACTCCGTcctggcatacgtaaatctgtgtatctatgtatttacgtatgtaggttagcttagcattttaaaagcaccgaatcaccttctgtggttgattgttcaataaacccctga
Proteins encoded in this window:
- the LOC123746037 gene encoding uncharacterized protein produces the protein MASWTSLALLSALAVSALSSPDESAYKIPQVGTGRRSQYYVLHNDGTYKYGYDTGEGAFESTKLKYAGKQDGEFGYRDPEGNNVRLQYEAGVGGFRPSGAHLPVPHPDFDAAHAAARARPPFVDPLADTNTDASYKFRFSEDGLARTEQSDSDGNVRGSYSYTDEEGRTRTYSYTAGRGIGFVVEGDDLPQEPAAPGSTPAATRLSSAGQFGSPSLRTAGASLSRTSQRGYSGSSTFGAGTFTSGTAASRTSSASGTPTFSASRRPTFTTKQTPYSSPSSRLSPSTRTRPFEPANTRSQLSPDGSYNFAYDTSSHSRAESGDRDNKVAGKFEFVADDDGQKRAIKYEAGSATGFIADGAHIPVGPEVPGAPSGQPTGRIVPVREVPFIDPLADSKSDASYNFAFDSEQYSRSESADADGNVQGTYTVVDDDGTRRTYRFRAGEGIGFETEEVSTSRGPPPSRAASTSFATSASGSSASSTQSASTLGVLSYSTPSARQPGSQPSTSFRASTGFPSASRSPLRSTFTPSSTHEVFPGFKLRQYDATDNADKYGYVLTFDN